A window from Candidatus Krumholzibacteriota bacterium encodes these proteins:
- a CDS encoding Wzz/FepE/Etk N-terminal domain-containing protein — MMEKEIALIDYLNIIWKHKKFIIISVLAISIVTAGITMVLPKWYRATAVIMPPEKNSSVLSNLGTDLPTFGFLGRFGGDQNQVKLLAIMKSRSLLEAMNNKYNYQKRYDLENKQQTYAALRNNITVSVEDEMQISFSIKDKEQDLVAKMANYAIYCADSININLSTQKAKSNRKFLQQRLRIVNDSLLYYEARVCDFMKKYGIKSLEEQLIVEVKKAADMKADIMEKEARIDVMKTSLNPSNQLLINSEIALKSIKNKYNEFFDYSNLDSLFINLGNVPKIKKEYSQLQRKVIYFTKLLEYLAPQYEKAKIQEKKDVETVQILDKAIRPEKRCSPKRKIITLLSLVISSFLIIAGVLLHEKYL, encoded by the coding sequence ATGATGGAAAAAGAAATCGCCCTTATTGATTATTTGAATATAATCTGGAAACATAAAAAATTTATAATAATTTCGGTGCTGGCTATTTCAATTGTAACTGCCGGCATAACTATGGTGTTGCCAAAATGGTACAGAGCAACCGCCGTTATCATGCCTCCAGAGAAAAATAGTTCAGTCTTGAGTAATTTGGGAACTGATCTGCCGACTTTCGGATTTCTGGGAAGATTCGGCGGCGATCAGAATCAAGTAAAGCTATTGGCAATTATGAAAAGCAGATCGTTGCTCGAGGCGATGAACAATAAGTACAATTATCAAAAACGTTATGACTTGGAGAACAAACAGCAGACTTACGCCGCTTTGAGAAACAATATCACCGTCTCCGTTGAAGACGAGATGCAAATTTCGTTTTCCATTAAAGACAAAGAACAGGATCTGGTCGCGAAGATGGCCAATTACGCGATTTATTGCGCGGACAGTATAAATATAAATTTATCAACTCAAAAGGCAAAGAGTAACAGGAAATTTCTGCAACAAAGGCTGCGGATTGTTAATGACAGTTTGCTTTATTATGAAGCCAGAGTTTGTGATTTCATGAAAAAATACGGAATAAAAAGCCTGGAAGAACAATTAATCGTTGAAGTTAAAAAAGCAGCCGACATGAAAGCTGATATTATGGAAAAAGAAGCGCGAATTGATGTCATGAAAACAAGTTTAAACCCTAGCAACCAGCTTTTGATAAACTCGGAAATTGCTCTGAAATCAATAAAAAATAAATATAATGAATTTTTTGATTATTCAAATCTGGATTCTCTTTTTATCAATTTGGGAAATGTTCCGAAAATTAAAAAGGAATATTCACAACTCCAAAGAAAAGTTATTTATTTTACAAAACTATTAGAATATTTGGCCCCTCAATATGAAAAAGCAAAGATACAAGAGAAAAAGGATGTGGAAACCGTTCAAATTTTGGATAAAGCGATTAGGCCCGAAAAAAGGTGCTCTCCGAAGAGAAAAATTATTACACTATTATCACTCGTGATTTCTTCCTTTTTAATTATCGCGGGTGTATTGTTACATGAAAAGTATCTGTAA
- a CDS encoding flippase, whose translation MNVVQRIARNAGMLLVSRIVSRVLAFFYIMYVARYLGAEGFGILSFALAFTGMFGIISDLGLSRLIVREVSRDRFLASKYLNNIIVMNCILAVTTFGLIALTINLLDYPAQTVNVVYLIALSVILNAFSRIFYSIFQAYEKMEYQAIGYVLGDFLKLPIALFAIKQGFGIEVFASIYLFVNAVVLAYSFTVLIWHFVKPKFAVDLAFWKPMLKEAIPFGLSGIFITVYYWIDSIMLSLMEGNEIVGWYNAAYRLIVVLLFIPVALNTTVFPAMSKFYVSSRHSLSLIFRKYFKFMLIISIPMGVGVTLLADRGILLIFGEGYTQSIIALKILIWAPVFIFINAAFVRLFESINRQMIVTKITGVCMIENVVLNLLIIPRFSYIGASITTVITELTIVVLLVIFAYRVGYGFKRGEFLAAVSRVAVSSLIMGVFIWKLRDLNLLILVLISSLLYTSILFIVGGIDKDDIKIFKKVTGKTCE comes from the coding sequence ATGAACGTTGTGCAAAGAATAGCAAGAAACGCGGGCATGCTGCTTGTTTCAAGGATAGTAAGTCGTGTGTTGGCTTTCTTTTATATAATGTACGTTGCTCGCTATTTGGGGGCGGAAGGATTCGGGATTTTATCATTCGCTCTTGCTTTTACCGGCATGTTCGGAATTATTTCTGATTTGGGGTTAAGCAGGTTAATTGTACGGGAAGTTTCGAGGGACAGGTTCCTCGCGAGTAAATATCTGAATAATATTATTGTAATGAACTGCATTTTGGCGGTAACAACTTTCGGATTGATTGCTTTAACGATCAATCTGCTGGATTACCCCGCGCAGACGGTAAATGTTGTTTATTTGATAGCCCTATCTGTTATTTTAAATGCCTTCTCCCGTATTTTTTATTCAATATTCCAGGCTTATGAAAAGATGGAATATCAGGCGATTGGCTATGTTTTGGGGGATTTTTTAAAACTCCCTATTGCTCTGTTTGCTATAAAACAGGGGTTTGGCATCGAAGTATTTGCTTCAATTTACTTGTTTGTTAACGCGGTTGTTTTGGCGTACAGCTTCACTGTTTTAATATGGCATTTTGTCAAACCGAAATTTGCCGTCGATTTAGCTTTTTGGAAGCCTATGCTTAAAGAAGCAATTCCATTCGGGCTGAGCGGAATTTTTATTACCGTTTATTACTGGATAGATTCAATTATGCTCTCTCTAATGGAAGGAAACGAAATAGTAGGTTGGTATAATGCGGCCTATAGATTAATCGTTGTTCTGCTATTTATCCCCGTTGCCCTTAATACTACAGTTTTCCCGGCCATGTCAAAATTTTATGTTTCTTCACGGCACTCCCTGTCTTTGATATTTAGGAAATACTTTAAGTTTATGCTGATAATCAGTATCCCGATGGGGGTGGGGGTTACGCTTCTGGCAGACAGGGGGATACTGCTGATATTCGGCGAAGGGTATACGCAGTCGATAATCGCACTTAAGATACTTATATGGGCGCCGGTTTTTATCTTTATTAACGCTGCTTTTGTAAGATTATTTGAATCTATAAACAGGCAGATGATTGTAACAAAAATAACGGGCGTTTGTATGATAGAAAATGTTGTTCTCAATTTGTTGATAATTCCGCGGTTTAGTTATATTGGCGCAAGTATTACGACAGTTATAACGGAGTTGACTATAGTTGTTCTTCTTGTAATTTTTGCTTACAGAGTCGGATATGGTTTTAAAAGAGGGGAGTTTCTGGCAGCTGTATCCAGAGTAGCTGTTTCCAGTTTAATAATGGGAGTTTTTATTTGGAAATTAAGGGATTTGAATCTGTTAATATTAGTATTAATATCATCGTTGTTATATACCAGCATATTATTTATAGTTGGCGGGATTGATAAGGATGATATTAAAATATTTAAAAAGGTGACAGGTAAAACTTGTGAATAG
- a CDS encoding class I SAM-dependent methyltransferase → MRRELLNCGSVLDLGCGFNSPVKRCGVPFSVGVDLFDSYLRESSDKRHHSQYVKADIRKVEFQPKAFDAVIILEVLEHLTKDDGQKLLEKAETWACKKIIISTPNGYLSQNGYHSNPLQKHISGWTTKELEELDFKVYGMKGWKKLRGYKGEIVNKPAFLWERFSDITQKITCRYPGKAFQLFAVKNVMKKNKDS, encoded by the coding sequence TTGAGAAGAGAGCTTTTAAATTGCGGTTCAGTTTTAGATCTGGGCTGTGGTTTTAACTCTCCGGTTAAGAGGTGCGGAGTCCCCTTTTCAGTTGGTGTTGATTTGTTCGATTCGTACCTGCGGGAAAGCAGTGATAAAAGGCATCACAGCCAATATGTAAAAGCGGATATCAGGAAAGTGGAATTTCAGCCGAAGGCTTTTGATGCTGTTATCATACTGGAGGTTTTAGAACACTTAACGAAGGATGACGGACAAAAACTGCTCGAGAAAGCGGAAACATGGGCCTGTAAAAAAATAATAATTTCAACACCGAACGGGTATTTGAGCCAGAACGGTTATCATAGTAACCCTCTCCAAAAACATATTTCCGGCTGGACTACAAAAGAGCTGGAAGAACTTGATTTTAAAGTATACGGAATGAAGGGCTGGAAAAAACTGAGGGGGTATAAGGGGGAAATAGTAAATAAGCCGGCTTTTCTCTGGGAGAGATTTTCAGATATTACTCAAAAGATAACCTGTCGTTATCCGGGAAAGGCATTCCAATTATTCGCGGTAAAAAATGTAATGAAAAAAAATAAAGATAGCTAA
- a CDS encoding glycosyltransferase family 2 protein, with protein MNYPKVSIIILTWNNYKDTKICLESLLKKENYPHKEIVVIDNDSNDNSFQKLQEEFSQCVFMRNNKNLGFAAGNNPGIKYALKNGSDYIFILNNDTVFTEPVLSKLIKISEQNKTIGIAAPKLLNNDQSVQQSIVPIKTPANFLLWLFRLTRNPDLNKISGNLIFNNYYISGAAMLIKKGVIRKLGVFDERFFFYSEDMDFSYRAVKSGFNLAYIPDLKIIHKHGQSSTREKALVQLYRANFQFLYKYWNSVLINSIKPAVSVTVFIRFLKNGAEFLLTRKETKRIYAKSLWKICFKVWVFKN; from the coding sequence ATGAATTATCCAAAAGTATCCATAATAATTCTGACCTGGAACAATTATAAAGATACTAAAATATGCCTTGAATCTTTGTTAAAAAAGGAAAACTATCCCCATAAAGAAATCGTTGTTATAGACAATGATTCGAACGATAACTCCTTTCAAAAACTCCAAGAAGAATTTTCTCAGTGTGTTTTTATGCGTAATAATAAAAATCTGGGGTTTGCCGCCGGAAATAACCCCGGTATAAAATACGCCCTTAAAAACGGCAGTGACTATATCTTTATTTTAAATAACGACACGGTATTTACCGAGCCCGTATTAAGTAAATTGATTAAAATCAGTGAACAAAATAAAACCATAGGAATCGCCGCGCCGAAACTCTTAAACAATGATCAAAGCGTTCAGCAATCTATAGTCCCGATAAAAACACCCGCGAATTTTCTTTTATGGCTGTTCCGCTTAACCCGCAATCCTGATTTAAATAAAATCAGCGGCAACCTGATCTTTAACAATTACTATATCAGCGGGGCGGCAATGTTAATTAAAAAGGGAGTTATCAGGAAACTCGGGGTTTTTGACGAGAGATTCTTTTTCTATAGTGAAGATATGGATTTTTCTTATCGGGCCGTCAAAAGCGGTTTTAACTTGGCATATATCCCCGATTTAAAAATAATCCACAAACACGGGCAGAGCAGCACGCGGGAAAAAGCCTTGGTTCAGTTATATAGAGCTAATTTTCAATTCTTATATAAATATTGGAATAGCGTTCTTATCAATTCCATAAAGCCGGCCGTTAGCGTTACCGTTTTCATTCGTTTTCTGAAGAACGGGGCGGAATTCCTTCTGACACGGAAAGAAACTAAGAGGATATATGCTAAAAGCCTTTGGAAAATATGTTTCAAAGTTTGGGTTTTTAAAAACTGA
- the dapB gene encoding 4-hydroxy-tetrahydrodipicolinate reductase: protein MINTIICGALGKMGAEITGELTASREFKLSGAVEAPGHPGLGKKLGGISVTSSLEDIISNTDAVIDFTAPSAALVHTEACLLAGKPIVIGTTGFTLSQREQIEKASDNIPVLLSPNMSSGINLMLRLAAQAARSLSGFDIEITEIHHNRKKDAPSGTAANIAEKLKKIRKGSRLVYGREGEAGPRNKNEIGIHSLRGGDVTGEHSVIFSGPGERFEITHRAHSRRAFVSGTLSAVKYIVSKPPGLYSMEDLFELK from the coding sequence TTGATAAATACAATAATTTGCGGCGCACTTGGCAAGATGGGCGCTGAAATCACAGGAGAACTAACCGCGAGCAGAGAATTTAAGCTTTCAGGCGCCGTTGAAGCCCCCGGCCACCCCGGCCTGGGAAAGAAGCTTGGCGGCATTTCAGTCACTTCATCGCTCGAGGATATTATTTCAAACACAGACGCGGTGATCGATTTTACGGCCCCCTCTGCGGCGCTTGTCCACACTGAAGCCTGCCTGCTCGCCGGTAAGCCGATCGTAATAGGCACAACAGGGTTTACTTTGAGCCAGAGGGAACAGATAGAAAAGGCCTCGGATAATATACCGGTTCTCTTAAGCCCAAACATGTCATCCGGAATAAATCTCATGTTACGGCTGGCCGCCCAGGCCGCCCGTTCACTGAGCGGCTTCGATATTGAGATCACCGAAATCCATCATAACAGAAAGAAGGACGCCCCGAGCGGAACAGCGGCGAATATCGCGGAAAAGCTGAAAAAAATCAGAAAGGGATCCCGTCTGGTTTACGGAAGGGAAGGAGAAGCCGGCCCCAGAAACAAAAATGAAATCGGCATACATTCTCTCAGAGGAGGTGATGTAACCGGCGAGCACAGCGTTATATTTTCCGGCCCGGGGGAGAGATTTGAAATCACGCACCGCGCTCATTCAAGGCGCGCCTTTGTCAGCGGCACCCTCTCAGCCGTGAAGTATATTGTCTCGAAGCCGCCCGGTTTGTACTCGATGGAGGATCTCTTTGAACTCAAATAA
- the dapA gene encoding 4-hydroxy-tetrahydrodipicolinate synthase produces MLKGLYIALVTPFKDNGSLNEEKLAELVKFHSSAGTDGLVPCATTSESPALSRDEQDRMIKIAVKHSSGRMKVVAGCGTNSTEGSIENIRRARSLGADAAMTASPYYNKPTQEGLYAHFRKLADEGGLPLMLYNVPGRTGVNIDPVTVERLCDHENIVAVKEASGDVEQVSEIIARCGERIDLLSGDDAITLPVLSAGGRGVVSVVGNIIPGLMLKLISLFNEGNQAEATELHLKLLPLCQAMFLETNPVPVKEAMNMIGKEIGGPRLPLVGLREENRIKLREVLTDFGLLGK; encoded by the coding sequence ATGCTTAAAGGATTGTATATAGCTCTTGTCACTCCATTTAAAGATAACGGCTCTCTAAACGAAGAGAAGCTCGCGGAGCTGGTTAAATTCCACTCCTCCGCGGGAACAGACGGCCTGGTTCCTTGCGCCACGACGAGTGAAAGCCCGGCTCTCTCGAGAGATGAGCAGGACAGAATGATCAAAATTGCAGTGAAGCACTCATCGGGAAGGATGAAAGTAGTAGCAGGATGCGGCACGAATTCCACTGAAGGCTCTATAGAGAATATCAGAAGAGCCCGTTCTCTAGGAGCGGACGCCGCCATGACCGCGTCTCCCTATTACAACAAACCAACACAGGAGGGGTTATACGCTCATTTCAGAAAACTCGCAGACGAGGGCGGATTACCCCTGATGTTATACAATGTTCCCGGCAGAACCGGAGTCAACATAGACCCCGTCACCGTGGAACGTCTATGCGATCATGAAAATATTGTTGCCGTCAAGGAGGCAAGCGGCGATGTGGAACAGGTCTCGGAAATCATTGCCCGCTGCGGCGAAAGGATAGATCTTCTTTCGGGTGACGACGCAATAACATTGCCTGTACTTTCCGCCGGAGGCAGAGGAGTCGTAAGTGTCGTCGGCAATATTATCCCCGGGCTTATGCTCAAACTGATCTCTCTCTTCAATGAGGGGAATCAGGCTGAAGCAACTGAACTTCACCTCAAACTTCTGCCTCTCTGCCAGGCGATGTTCCTTGAGACAAATCCAGTTCCCGTAAAAGAAGCTATGAATATGATCGGAAAGGAAATAGGCGGCCCAAGGCTGCCTCTGGTAGGATTGCGCGAGGAAAATAGAATAAAATTAAGAGAGGTATTAACTGATTTCGGGCTGCTCGGAAAATAA
- a CDS encoding metalloregulator ArsR/SmtB family transcription factor: protein MIELLSDEEVKEFTEVLKILSNPARLKLLNLLSRGEFTVSELCEETNLKQSLVSQQLKNLRLNNIVDRRKEAPRVYYKLKEERIIKFMKCIKKCGK from the coding sequence ATGATTGAATTATTAAGTGACGAAGAAGTTAAGGAATTTACCGAGGTTTTAAAGATCCTGTCAAACCCGGCCCGCCTGAAACTCTTGAATTTACTCAGCAGGGGTGAGTTTACGGTTTCAGAGCTCTGCGAGGAAACTAATCTTAAACAATCTCTGGTTTCACAGCAGCTTAAAAATTTGCGTTTGAATAATATTGTTGACAGAAGAAAGGAGGCGCCGCGAGTATATTATAAACTGAAGGAAGAGAGAATCATAAAATTTATGAAGTGTATTAAAAAATGTGGAAAGTAA
- the trxA gene encoding thioredoxin: MSDKILDVSNENFQSEVVDSDIPVLVDFWAPWCGPCKMVAPVMEELVGEYEGKVKFVKVNTEQARDVAAKYGIMSIPNLKIFKDGEVVDSMAGAAPKEYLMEFINKALGI, translated from the coding sequence ATGAGCGACAAGATTCTGGATGTGTCGAATGAGAATTTTCAATCAGAGGTAGTTGATTCAGATATTCCGGTACTCGTTGATTTCTGGGCACCGTGGTGCGGGCCCTGCAAGATGGTTGCTCCCGTAATGGAAGAACTTGTTGGAGAATACGAAGGCAAGGTGAAATTTGTTAAGGTAAACACGGAACAGGCCCGTGATGTAGCCGCAAAATATGGAATTATGAGCATACCGAACCTGAAGATCTTTAAGGACGGGGAAGTTGTCGATTCGATGGCAGGCGCGGCGCCTAAGGAGTACTTGATGGAATTTATCAACAAAGCTCTGGGTATTTAA
- a CDS encoding glycosyltransferase family 39 protein, protein MIELPFLTGERGRGPFLVILFFVSISVITLWGIWIGSLSPSEEAVAAEIAKEVLETGDLRVMHFDSEPVYDVPPLPAVFAAVFIKVLGTNEIAARLPFVLFSIAILYLIFIAGGAERGESSNSEEWITGRHALGLLSAVILAANPVFAKYSPHINFNIPFAMFTTLSLTGWLLLPRKRRQGLLLWGLGIAGGMLSAGTAGVFPIAAGVAAASFDSERRGFLKSLKFWLTTAVFAAIGSIWVFPAILKSGSAVSFDFLVWFGFGDFAGFSNVLNRILEHGGKLWLGFLPWSIPAAAAAVRILFAHKKKNSYRGVSGTDLSLFVFAVVLFVFIVLVKPSQSGAFLPLIPVLSVLSAREMARWLRSLERLWSFNQVMVGVLCLLMLLLFITPLSFHRRETDSVKIISEAKEKLMEKSSPVYSYRMDINRYQKAMFLFYGGWSPKGKYTNPGEILRIAKKDPGAAFVSTPERLHDFDETELKGKINIIYPARDMVLFSLPSAREMMLE, encoded by the coding sequence TTGATAGAACTTCCCTTTCTCACAGGAGAACGCGGCAGAGGTCCTTTTCTTGTTATTCTTTTTTTTGTAAGTATATCCGTTATAACGTTGTGGGGTATCTGGATAGGCTCTCTTTCTCCCAGCGAAGAAGCCGTCGCCGCTGAAATAGCAAAAGAAGTTCTTGAAACCGGCGACCTGCGGGTTATGCACTTTGATTCTGAACCTGTTTATGATGTCCCTCCTCTGCCCGCGGTGTTCGCGGCGGTTTTTATCAAGGTTCTGGGAACAAACGAAATTGCCGCGCGCCTGCCTTTTGTTCTATTTTCAATTGCGATTCTTTATCTTATTTTTATAGCGGGGGGCGCCGAGCGAGGCGAGAGTAGTAATTCCGAAGAGTGGATAACAGGCAGGCACGCGCTGGGACTGCTTTCCGCTGTAATTCTGGCGGCAAACCCCGTATTTGCTAAATATTCTCCTCACATCAACTTTAATATTCCTTTCGCCATGTTTACAACTCTTTCGCTGACGGGGTGGCTGTTGTTACCCCGGAAGAGGAGGCAAGGTTTGTTACTATGGGGTCTTGGTATCGCGGGGGGAATGCTGAGCGCCGGAACAGCGGGAGTTTTTCCAATAGCCGCGGGAGTGGCGGCGGCATCATTTGACAGTGAAAGAAGGGGGTTTCTGAAAAGTCTGAAATTCTGGTTAACAACAGCTGTCTTCGCGGCCATTGGAAGTATCTGGGTTTTCCCGGCCATATTAAAGTCGGGCTCAGCTGTCTCTTTTGACTTTCTCGTCTGGTTTGGTTTTGGCGATTTTGCGGGATTTTCAAACGTATTAAACAGGATTCTCGAACACGGGGGAAAACTATGGTTGGGATTTCTTCCCTGGTCGATTCCGGCTGCGGCCGCGGCGGTAAGAATCCTGTTTGCACATAAAAAAAAGAATAGCTATCGGGGAGTTTCAGGAACCGATTTGAGCCTCTTCGTTTTTGCCGTTGTTTTATTTGTTTTTATTGTTCTTGTAAAGCCCTCTCAATCCGGTGCTTTTCTTCCCCTTATCCCGGTCCTCTCGGTACTCTCCGCGAGGGAAATGGCCAGATGGCTCAGAAGCCTTGAAAGACTCTGGTCCTTTAATCAAGTCATGGTAGGAGTGTTGTGTTTACTTATGCTCCTTCTCTTTATTACCCCGCTTAGTTTCCATAGAAGGGAGACAGATTCGGTTAAGATCATATCCGAGGCCAAAGAGAAACTGATGGAGAAGAGCAGCCCCGTGTACAGTTACAGAATGGATATTAATAGATATCAGAAAGCAATGTTTCTCTTTTACGGTGGATGGTCGCCAAAAGGGAAATACACGAACCCGGGGGAAATATTACGGATCGCAAAGAAAGACCCCGGCGCGGCATTTGTCTCAACACCTGAGAGGTTGCATGATTTTGATGAAACAGAGTTAAAGGGCAAGATCAATATAATTTATCCGGCAAGAGATATGGTTCTTTTTTCGCTTCCGTCAGCTCGAGAGATGATGTTAGAGTAG
- a CDS encoding MBL fold metallo-hydrolase, with protein sequence MKTRTAAAVLLTVMVICGCERGVDREQTGLVKLNEETYAYIAESPSFENGLGANAGFVVGEEGVLVVDSRYTPELAGELLRSIRTVTDLPVKYLVNTHYHPVNVWGNSVFREEGAVIIARPETKRDIKKYSPMYKNYYMKKTPKKYKELQDIEIVPPDSVMGKRLSLDLGGTAVTLDYFGPAHTEGDCIVSVGEGEIIFTGGILSKGYHPNLADPNADYDNWLTVLEKLIGMNPAYLVPGEGKVCLTDDIEPQREYITSLRNMCREKIRRGVPVEAAVSSITAEGVIQGSEDYHQENILSFNIRSLFRKEAFSTINPDFKFVLPSDFRVGGGGGNRKAGSIYWMKATGKKYEEIEVQWQPTARRQIIMPDIYDLAGNFECTAGHRELKIKGKKEVLIGAKPVKAVHGAWFQKTKTVSLRGMWTLTAVIENGKLYTILCAATAGGKQEIEKESIRDLEEIVSTFLTISEERASRN encoded by the coding sequence ATGAAAACGCGAACCGCAGCAGCAGTTTTATTAACGGTGATGGTTATCTGCGGATGTGAAAGAGGTGTGGACAGGGAGCAGACCGGGTTGGTCAAACTGAATGAAGAAACTTACGCTTATATAGCGGAGAGCCCTTCGTTTGAGAATGGTCTCGGTGCTAACGCTGGTTTTGTAGTTGGAGAGGAAGGCGTTCTTGTTGTTGATTCGAGGTATACACCAGAACTTGCCGGCGAGTTGCTCCGGTCAATTAGAACTGTCACAGACCTCCCGGTTAAATACCTGGTGAATACTCATTATCACCCTGTCAATGTCTGGGGAAACTCGGTTTTCAGGGAAGAGGGCGCGGTTATAATCGCGCGCCCCGAAACAAAGCGCGACATTAAAAAATATTCTCCCATGTATAAGAATTACTACATGAAAAAGACCCCGAAAAAATATAAAGAGCTTCAGGATATTGAAATTGTTCCTCCGGATTCTGTCATGGGGAAAAGATTGTCGCTGGATTTGGGGGGGACGGCGGTTACCCTGGATTATTTCGGCCCGGCTCACACGGAAGGGGATTGTATCGTCTCGGTCGGGGAAGGCGAAATAATATTTACGGGCGGAATTCTCAGTAAAGGTTATCACCCAAACCTCGCGGATCCAAACGCCGATTATGATAATTGGTTAACTGTGCTTGAAAAGCTAATAGGAATGAATCCCGCCTACCTTGTTCCCGGCGAAGGTAAAGTATGTTTGACAGATGATATAGAACCCCAGAGGGAGTATATCACCTCTCTGAGGAATATGTGCAGAGAAAAAATAAGAAGGGGGGTTCCGGTAGAGGCCGCGGTATCTTCAATAACCGCGGAAGGGGTAATTCAGGGCTCAGAAGATTATCATCAGGAAAATATTCTATCTTTCAATATTCGTTCTCTCTTTCGGAAGGAGGCTTTTTCTACGATTAATCCTGATTTTAAATTCGTTCTCCCTTCTGATTTTCGTGTTGGCGGAGGGGGCGGAAATAGAAAGGCGGGCAGTATCTACTGGATGAAGGCAACGGGAAAGAAATATGAGGAGATCGAAGTTCAGTGGCAGCCGACAGCTCGCAGGCAGATAATAATGCCGGATATTTACGATCTGGCCGGCAATTTTGAGTGCACTGCCGGGCATAGAGAGCTTAAAATAAAGGGAAAAAAAGAAGTTCTTATTGGAGCAAAGCCGGTTAAAGCTGTTCATGGAGCCTGGTTTCAAAAGACAAAAACAGTAAGCCTAAGAGGGATGTGGACGTTGACGGCAGTTATTGAAAACGGCAAATTATATACTATTCTCTGCGCCGCGACCGCCGGAGGAAAACAAGAGATAGAGAAAGAAAGTATAAGAGATCTTGAAGAGATAGTATCTACATTTCTGACGATTTCTGAAGAACGGGCAAGCCGGAACTGA
- a CDS encoding 2,3-bisphosphoglycerate-independent phosphoglycerate mutase — protein sequence MIHDLLRPSDAKIVMLILDGLGGIRNGQFEATALEAADTPNLDRLAAEGACGRSLPVSIGITPGSGPAHFALFGYDPLSPENSVGRGAVEVTGVDFDLEKSDVAIRGNFATMSGEGIITDRRAGRIPHDEGVRICDKLNNNIKEIDGVEIIIMPVREYRFGVVLRGKDLDPDIEETDPQLTGKKPYPPKPLSDKAEHTAEIIKKLIRRANELLSDEERANTVLMRGISRKPDIVPFQDKYNLNPVAIAAYPLYRGVAKLCGMKLVDTGFSPAEEFETLRSIYNDRYNFFFIHIKKTDSYGEDGNLRKKKEVIEDVDSNLPAILDLNPDVLIVTGDHSTPCALKSHSWHPVPFLIRSKACGRDNAEGFSEAECDRGSLGIFPAVSIMRLALANAGMLKKYGA from the coding sequence ATGATTCATGATCTGCTCAGACCCTCGGACGCGAAAATAGTGATGCTGATTCTAGACGGACTCGGCGGAATAAGAAACGGCCAGTTCGAAGCTACGGCCCTTGAAGCCGCCGATACTCCCAACCTGGACAGACTCGCAGCTGAGGGAGCTTGCGGCCGCAGCCTGCCTGTGTCAATTGGAATAACACCGGGAAGCGGACCCGCTCATTTTGCCCTCTTCGGCTACGACCCTTTATCCCCGGAAAACTCAGTGGGCAGGGGCGCCGTGGAAGTTACCGGTGTTGATTTTGACCTCGAGAAAAGCGACGTGGCAATCAGGGGAAACTTTGCCACAATGAGCGGTGAAGGGATAATAACAGACAGACGGGCGGGGCGCATACCTCATGATGAAGGCGTTCGGATCTGTGACAAACTGAACAATAATATAAAAGAGATTGACGGTGTGGAAATTATCATAATGCCTGTCCGGGAATACAGATTCGGCGTTGTTTTAAGAGGCAAAGATCTTGATCCGGACATAGAAGAAACCGACCCTCAGCTTACAGGCAAAAAGCCTTATCCGCCAAAACCTCTCTCCGATAAGGCAGAACACACAGCCGAAATAATCAAAAAATTAATCCGGCGCGCCAACGAACTTCTCTCTGACGAAGAAAGGGCAAATACTGTTCTTATGAGGGGGATATCCCGAAAGCCCGACATAGTTCCCTTTCAGGACAAATACAACCTCAACCCCGTCGCCATAGCCGCCTACCCGCTATACCGGGGCGTCGCCAAATTGTGCGGAATGAAGCTGGTAGACACAGGATTCAGTCCGGCAGAGGAATTTGAAACCCTTCGTTCTATTTACAATGACCGATACAACTTTTTCTTCATACACATCAAAAAAACTGACTCTTATGGAGAAGACGGAAATCTCCGGAAGAAAAAAGAGGTGATCGAAGATGTCGATTCCAACCTGCCCGCCATTCTCGACCTCAACCCTGATGTGCTAATTGTAACGGGAGATCATTCAACACCTTGCGCCCTTAAAAGTCACTCGTGGCATCCCGTTCCTTTCCTGATAAGATCAAAAGCGTGCGGAAGGGATAACGCAGAAGGTTTCAGCGAGGCTGAATGCGACAGGGGAAGTCTTGGTATCTTCCCGGCTGTTTCAATTATGAGGCTGGCTCTTGCCAACGCGGGGATGCTCAAAAAATACGGCGCGTAA